The following coding sequences lie in one Saccopteryx bilineata isolate mSacBil1 chromosome X, mSacBil1_pri_phased_curated, whole genome shotgun sequence genomic window:
- the LOC136316757 gene encoding sex comb on midleg-like protein 1 isoform X3: protein MMQSVPSNTSYEVRKAIREALRHCQIIQDTVQNLHNKFTGFNRKVSKLYRFHTKLIRQKRFYYAGSVSFQRPLGYAYNHRYQLSRKTKWQKRKEEDPPLPASLSGSECYSPISPVRRPTPNPQENPAGTYYQSQDSQLWDHESLEERDTRLSQNPILRPFCTVPYPSRLPRYTCSGPDADPVQGTSSMHCWANPVEHSTTSGLSAVQASTLAPAAMLNQGISPPAHNPEEIAYPPLLESERLDRAASALHNTADCGASSAAETHSDMPGKVLSADPSTWSGEEVTLFLKQRDPQTLTPVEDVFRQRDIDGKAMIMHQLDNTIEDMGLKLGPALKLCDCIEKLKEEKCIDL from the exons CAAAGTGTTCCTTCTAACACATCGTATGAAGTACGAAAAGCAATTCGGGAGGCTTTGAGACATTGCCAG ATCATCCAGGATACTGTTCAAAACCTGCATAACAAATTTACTGGCTTTAATAGAAAGGTTTCAAAACTTTACCGTTTCCATACTAAATTAATACGGCAAAAGCGT TTTTATTATGCTGGCTCTGTGTCGTTTCAGAGGCCACTAGGCTATGCATACAATCATCGTTACCAGCTGTCCAGAAAGACCAAATggcagaaaaggaaggaggaggatccACCTCTTCCTGCTTCACTCTCTGGCAGTGAATGCTATAGCCCAATTTCACCAGTAAGAAGgccaacccccaacccccaggaAAACCCTGCAGGAACATACTATCAGTCACAGGATTCCCAGCTCTGGGATCATGAGTCACTCGAGGAGCGGGACACACGCCTTAGCCAGAATCCGATACTTCGTCCATTCTGCACAGTACCATATCCTTCACGCCTGCCACGTTACACATGCAGTGGTCCAGATGCAGATCCAGTGCAGGGCACCTCTTCCATGCACTGCTGGGCCAACCCAGTGGAGCACAGCACCACCAGCGGCTTGTCAGCTGTCCAGGCTTCCACATTAGCCCCTGCAGCCATGCTCAACCAGGGAATATCCCCTCCAGCACACAACCCTGAGGAGATAGCTTACCCGCCTTTGCTGGAGAGTGAGCGTCTCGACCGTGCTGCCTCAGCTCTCCACAACACAGCTGACTGCG GTGCAAGTTCAGCAGCTGAAACGCACTCAGATATGCCAGGAAAAGTGCTCTCTGCTGACCCTTCAACTTGGTCCGGAGAGGAAGTGACCCTGTTTCTGAAACAGAGAGATCCTCAGACACTCACACCTGTCGAGGATGTCTTCAGGCAACGT gaCATTGATGGGAAAGCTATGATAATGCACCAGCTTGATAATACGATAGAGGATATGGGGCTCAAGCTGGGACCAGCTTTGAAGTTGTGCGACTGCATTGAAaagcttaaagaagaaaaatgcattGACTTGTAA
- the LOC136316757 gene encoding sex comb on midleg-like protein 1 isoform X1, translating to MSSCSSEDNVIRTHIYTCDDDIGVLYAYEAKTAFTLQSVPSNTSYEVRKAIREALRHCQIIQDTVQNLHNKFTGFNRKVSKLYRFHTKLIRQKRFYYAGSVSFQRPLGYAYNHRYQLSRKTKWQKRKEEDPPLPASLSGSECYSPISPVRRPTPNPQENPAGTYYQSQDSQLWDHESLEERDTRLSQNPILRPFCTVPYPSRLPRYTCSGPDADPVQGTSSMHCWANPVEHSTTSGLSAVQASTLAPAAMLNQGISPPAHNPEEIAYPPLLESERLDRAASALHNTADCGASSAAETHSDMPGKVLSADPSTWSGEEVTLFLKQRDPQTLTPVEDVFRQRDIDGKAMIMHQLDNTIEDMGLKLGPALKLCDCIEKLKEEKCIDL from the exons ATGTCTAGCTGCTCCAGTGAAGACAACGTG ATAAGAACTCATATATATACTTGTGATGATGATATTGGCGTTCTTTATGCATATGAAGCAAAAACAGCATTTACCCTT CAAAGTGTTCCTTCTAACACATCGTATGAAGTACGAAAAGCAATTCGGGAGGCTTTGAGACATTGCCAG ATCATCCAGGATACTGTTCAAAACCTGCATAACAAATTTACTGGCTTTAATAGAAAGGTTTCAAAACTTTACCGTTTCCATACTAAATTAATACGGCAAAAGCGT TTTTATTATGCTGGCTCTGTGTCGTTTCAGAGGCCACTAGGCTATGCATACAATCATCGTTACCAGCTGTCCAGAAAGACCAAATggcagaaaaggaaggaggaggatccACCTCTTCCTGCTTCACTCTCTGGCAGTGAATGCTATAGCCCAATTTCACCAGTAAGAAGgccaacccccaacccccaggaAAACCCTGCAGGAACATACTATCAGTCACAGGATTCCCAGCTCTGGGATCATGAGTCACTCGAGGAGCGGGACACACGCCTTAGCCAGAATCCGATACTTCGTCCATTCTGCACAGTACCATATCCTTCACGCCTGCCACGTTACACATGCAGTGGTCCAGATGCAGATCCAGTGCAGGGCACCTCTTCCATGCACTGCTGGGCCAACCCAGTGGAGCACAGCACCACCAGCGGCTTGTCAGCTGTCCAGGCTTCCACATTAGCCCCTGCAGCCATGCTCAACCAGGGAATATCCCCTCCAGCACACAACCCTGAGGAGATAGCTTACCCGCCTTTGCTGGAGAGTGAGCGTCTCGACCGTGCTGCCTCAGCTCTCCACAACACAGCTGACTGCG GTGCAAGTTCAGCAGCTGAAACGCACTCAGATATGCCAGGAAAAGTGCTCTCTGCTGACCCTTCAACTTGGTCCGGAGAGGAAGTGACCCTGTTTCTGAAACAGAGAGATCCTCAGACACTCACACCTGTCGAGGATGTCTTCAGGCAACGT gaCATTGATGGGAAAGCTATGATAATGCACCAGCTTGATAATACGATAGAGGATATGGGGCTCAAGCTGGGACCAGCTTTGAAGTTGTGCGACTGCATTGAAaagcttaaagaagaaaaatgcattGACTTGTAA
- the LOC136316757 gene encoding sex comb on midleg-like protein 1 isoform X2 produces MSSCSSEDNVQSVPSNTSYEVRKAIREALRHCQIIQDTVQNLHNKFTGFNRKVSKLYRFHTKLIRQKRFYYAGSVSFQRPLGYAYNHRYQLSRKTKWQKRKEEDPPLPASLSGSECYSPISPVRRPTPNPQENPAGTYYQSQDSQLWDHESLEERDTRLSQNPILRPFCTVPYPSRLPRYTCSGPDADPVQGTSSMHCWANPVEHSTTSGLSAVQASTLAPAAMLNQGISPPAHNPEEIAYPPLLESERLDRAASALHNTADCGASSAAETHSDMPGKVLSADPSTWSGEEVTLFLKQRDPQTLTPVEDVFRQRDIDGKAMIMHQLDNTIEDMGLKLGPALKLCDCIEKLKEEKCIDL; encoded by the exons ATGTCTAGCTGCTCCAGTGAAGACAACGTG CAAAGTGTTCCTTCTAACACATCGTATGAAGTACGAAAAGCAATTCGGGAGGCTTTGAGACATTGCCAG ATCATCCAGGATACTGTTCAAAACCTGCATAACAAATTTACTGGCTTTAATAGAAAGGTTTCAAAACTTTACCGTTTCCATACTAAATTAATACGGCAAAAGCGT TTTTATTATGCTGGCTCTGTGTCGTTTCAGAGGCCACTAGGCTATGCATACAATCATCGTTACCAGCTGTCCAGAAAGACCAAATggcagaaaaggaaggaggaggatccACCTCTTCCTGCTTCACTCTCTGGCAGTGAATGCTATAGCCCAATTTCACCAGTAAGAAGgccaacccccaacccccaggaAAACCCTGCAGGAACATACTATCAGTCACAGGATTCCCAGCTCTGGGATCATGAGTCACTCGAGGAGCGGGACACACGCCTTAGCCAGAATCCGATACTTCGTCCATTCTGCACAGTACCATATCCTTCACGCCTGCCACGTTACACATGCAGTGGTCCAGATGCAGATCCAGTGCAGGGCACCTCTTCCATGCACTGCTGGGCCAACCCAGTGGAGCACAGCACCACCAGCGGCTTGTCAGCTGTCCAGGCTTCCACATTAGCCCCTGCAGCCATGCTCAACCAGGGAATATCCCCTCCAGCACACAACCCTGAGGAGATAGCTTACCCGCCTTTGCTGGAGAGTGAGCGTCTCGACCGTGCTGCCTCAGCTCTCCACAACACAGCTGACTGCG GTGCAAGTTCAGCAGCTGAAACGCACTCAGATATGCCAGGAAAAGTGCTCTCTGCTGACCCTTCAACTTGGTCCGGAGAGGAAGTGACCCTGTTTCTGAAACAGAGAGATCCTCAGACACTCACACCTGTCGAGGATGTCTTCAGGCAACGT gaCATTGATGGGAAAGCTATGATAATGCACCAGCTTGATAATACGATAGAGGATATGGGGCTCAAGCTGGGACCAGCTTTGAAGTTGTGCGACTGCATTGAAaagcttaaagaagaaaaatgcattGACTTGTAA